One stretch of Spirochaeta lutea DNA includes these proteins:
- the ilvN gene encoding acetolactate synthase small subunit has translation MNTNTNPIPGYIGNPTLLSDPPIVSSKKKQKEHTPAFKRHTLSLFVANKPGVLIRIALVFARRGYNIDSLVVSESKDARYSTMNIVATGDELVLDQILKQLNKLVDVIRAHDRTEDDIIQKELALYKIQCTGESRMQVLQLAHAMGCETTDVSESTVILLAHGHSEQLDSISQILEQYGVIEMVRTGKVLMARGEELTS, from the coding sequence ATGAACACTAATACTAACCCGATACCGGGATACATCGGAAATCCTACCCTTCTCTCAGACCCCCCCATCGTGTCATCGAAGAAGAAGCAGAAGGAACATACTCCAGCCTTCAAGAGACATACCCTAAGTCTGTTCGTTGCAAACAAGCCTGGTGTTCTGATACGTATAGCTCTTGTATTTGCACGCCGGGGATACAACATTGATAGCCTGGTGGTTAGCGAGAGCAAGGATGCTCGCTACTCCACCATGAATATTGTTGCCACCGGGGATGAATTAGTACTTGATCAGATCCTAAAACAGTTGAACAAGCTCGTCGATGTTATCCGGGCTCATGACCGGACTGAGGACGATATTATCCAGAAAGAACTCGCCCTCTATAAGATTCAATGTACCGGAGAAAGCAGAATGCAGGTACTGCAACTCGCCCACGCCATGGGATGCGAGACGACGGATGTATCGGAATCTACGGTGATTTTATTGGCTCATGGTCACTCAGAACAGTTGGATAGTATTTCGCAAATCCTGGAACAATACGGGGTCATAGAGATGGTACGTACAGGTAAGGTGCTCATGGCAAG